One Campylobacter concisus DNA segment encodes these proteins:
- a CDS encoding cation:dicarboxylate symporter family transporter — MNNAKKQGNLAVRLFTNLAFWVVIGIVGGVIVGMVAPELGIASKPGIDYFIKALKILIGPIIFLTIVSGIVGLESLKDLGSIGLKAFIYFEIVSTLALAVGIIFGETLRPGHGMNLDYTQLDASSVAKFTSQAANMDANSGFVAHTLHLLRGAVPVDDIFPYVHILDPFIKSNTLQVLFMAIIVAIVLSLLAHDKKQACLKPLEFIQHYVLKLLSWLMLFSPVAAFSAMAYLIGKFGIGTLLGMMELLIVMALASCFFIFVVLGVICYFAKINVFKFMRFISKEVLVVFATSSSETALAPLMQKLESAGINRGAVGLIIPTGYSFNLDCTNIYLSLSVIFLAQAFNIPLSFEHLISILIVLMITSKGAVGVTGSGFVVLAGTLSALPSTGIPVVTVAVLLGVDKFMSEMRAVGNLCGNAVGCMIVSIWDKKVDMDKFRYALDHPEKFHFHS; from the coding sequence ATGAATAATGCTAAAAAGCAAGGAAATCTTGCTGTAAGATTATTTACCAATCTTGCCTTTTGGGTTGTGATCGGTATTGTTGGTGGCGTTATCGTTGGCATGGTTGCACCTGAGCTTGGTATAGCAAGCAAACCAGGTATTGATTATTTTATAAAAGCACTTAAAATTTTAATCGGCCCTATCATCTTTTTAACGATCGTTTCAGGTATCGTTGGGCTTGAGAGTTTAAAAGATCTTGGATCTATTGGATTAAAGGCATTTATCTATTTTGAGATAGTTAGCACACTTGCGCTTGCTGTTGGTATCATCTTTGGTGAGACACTTCGTCCAGGACATGGCATGAATCTTGACTACACTCAGCTTGATGCCTCAAGCGTAGCTAAATTTACATCTCAAGCTGCAAATATGGACGCAAATAGCGGATTTGTAGCACATACACTTCATCTTTTAAGAGGTGCAGTGCCAGTAGATGACATTTTTCCTTACGTGCATATACTTGATCCATTTATAAAATCAAACACACTTCAAGTACTTTTCATGGCTATTATCGTTGCCATCGTACTTTCGCTGCTAGCTCATGATAAAAAACAAGCTTGCCTAAAGCCACTTGAATTTATTCAGCACTATGTCTTAAAACTTCTTAGCTGGCTTATGCTCTTTAGCCCAGTGGCTGCATTTTCAGCTATGGCTTATCTAATCGGCAAATTTGGTATCGGAACGCTTCTTGGCATGATGGAACTTTTGATTGTTATGGCACTTGCAAGCTGCTTTTTTATCTTTGTGGTACTTGGCGTTATTTGCTATTTTGCAAAAATCAATGTCTTTAAATTTATGCGCTTTATTTCAAAAGAGGTATTGGTAGTCTTTGCGACAAGCTCGAGCGAAACAGCTCTTGCGCCACTTATGCAAAAGCTAGAATCAGCTGGTATAAATAGAGGTGCTGTTGGTCTTATCATTCCAACTGGTTACTCATTTAACCTTGACTGCACCAACATCTATCTAAGCTTAAGCGTTATCTTCCTAGCTCAAGCATTTAATATCCCGCTAAGCTTTGAGCATCTAATAAGTATACTAATCGTACTAATGATCACAAGTAAAGGCGCAGTTGGTGTGACAGGATCAGGCTTTGTCGTACTTGCTGGCACGTTAAGCGCACTTCCGAGCACTGGCATACCAGTCGTCACCGTGGCTGTGCTACTTGGCGTTGATAAATTTATGTCAGAAATGCGTGCAGTTGGTAATCTCTGCGGTAACGCTGTTGGTTGCATGATAGTTTCTATCTGGGATAAAAAAGTCGATATGGATAAATTTAGATACGCACTAGATCATCCAGAGAAATTTCACTTTCACTCATAA
- a CDS encoding peptidylprolyl isomerase: MRFDELKVYDINLDELKKDKFAVLETDKGEIRLELFAEEAPQAVANFVHLIKSGFYNGLNFHRVIPNFVIQGGCPNGTGTGGPGWRIKCECDKQGVKHERGSLSMAHAGRDTGGSQFFICHSKQPHLDGVHTVFGKCVDDESLKVLDAIRQGDKIISAKIRESL; the protein is encoded by the coding sequence ATGCGTTTTGATGAATTAAAAGTTTATGACATAAATTTAGATGAGCTTAAAAAAGATAAATTTGCAGTTTTAGAGACAGACAAAGGCGAGATCAGACTTGAACTTTTTGCCGAGGAAGCTCCACAAGCTGTCGCAAATTTTGTCCATTTGATAAAATCAGGCTTTTATAATGGTCTAAATTTTCACAGAGTTATACCAAATTTTGTCATCCAAGGCGGTTGTCCAAATGGCACAGGTACAGGCGGCCCTGGCTGGAGAATAAAATGCGAATGCGATAAGCAAGGGGTAAAGCACGAGCGCGGTAGCCTAAGTATGGCTCATGCAGGGCGTGATACTGGCGGATCACAGTTTTTCATCTGTCACAGCAAACAACCTCATCTTGACGGCGTGCATACAGTCTTTGGAAAATGCGTTGATGATGAGAGCCTAAAGGTGCTTGACGCTATAAGACAAGGCGATAAGATTATCTCTGCTAAGATCAGAGAAAGCCTATAA
- a CDS encoding YebC/PmpR family DNA-binding transcriptional regulator, whose amino-acid sequence MGRAFEYRRAAKEARWDKMSKVFPKLAKAITVAAKDGGCDPDMNPKLRAAIAAAKAENMPKDNIDAAIKRANGKDSADIKTIFYDGKAAHGVQIIVECATDNPTRTVANVKAIFSKNGGEILPSGSLSFMFTRKSVFELEKPSADIEEIELELIDYGLSDIEADDETLFVYGDYANFGTLHEGIEKLNLVVKKASLQYLPNQAVNLDEEQMLEVERLLDKLEDDDDVQAVYTNIE is encoded by the coding sequence ATGGGACGAGCATTTGAGTACCGAAGAGCCGCAAAAGAAGCTAGATGGGATAAGATGAGCAAGGTATTTCCAAAACTTGCAAAAGCTATAACAGTAGCCGCAAAAGATGGTGGTTGTGATCCAGATATGAACCCTAAACTTCGCGCAGCTATCGCAGCGGCAAAAGCTGAAAATATGCCAAAAGATAACATCGATGCAGCTATAAAAAGAGCAAATGGCAAAGATAGCGCCGATATTAAGACTATTTTTTATGACGGCAAAGCAGCTCACGGCGTGCAAATCATCGTTGAGTGTGCGACCGACAATCCAACAAGAACGGTTGCCAATGTTAAAGCGATATTTAGCAAAAATGGTGGAGAAATTTTACCAAGTGGCAGCCTTAGCTTTATGTTTACAAGAAAGAGCGTTTTTGAGCTTGAAAAACCAAGCGCAGACATTGAAGAGATCGAGCTTGAGCTGATAGATTATGGTCTAAGCGATATAGAGGCTGACGATGAGACGCTATTTGTATACGGTGATTATGCAAATTTTGGCACACTTCACGAGGGCATAGAGAAGCTAAATTTAGTGGTTAAAAAAGCTTCACTTCAGTACCTACCAAACCAAGCTGTAAATTTAGACGAAGAGCAAATGCTTGAGGTTGAGAGACTTCTTGATAAGCTAGAAGACGATGATGACGTTCAAGCAGTTTATACAAATATCGAATAA
- a CDS encoding GNAT family N-acetyltransferase: MIKNAQKQDAKICIKLLNLAMEDIAYKLSGYDDPIKSNEILEIFFKSETNRLSYKNVFVYKHNEEIIAAMCVYFGGDAEQLDIEILQHLKALGKDAQVEKECFDDEFYIDSIAVDENFRGQGLAKELIRYSFVKAKELGHKKVSLIVDTNKPKVRKFYESLGFKFNVKKIVNLHEYDHMIKEII; the protein is encoded by the coding sequence ATGATAAAAAATGCTCAAAAACAAGATGCAAAAATCTGCATAAAACTACTAAATTTAGCGATGGAAGATATCGCCTACAAGCTAAGTGGTTACGATGATCCTATTAAAAGTAATGAAATTTTAGAAATTTTTTTCAAAAGTGAGACAAATAGACTAAGCTATAAAAATGTCTTTGTTTATAAACATAATGAGGAAATTATCGCTGCTATGTGTGTATATTTTGGTGGCGACGCGGAACAACTTGATATAGAAATTTTGCAGCATTTAAAGGCGCTTGGCAAAGACGCCCAGGTAGAAAAAGAGTGTTTTGATGATGAGTTTTATATAGATAGTATCGCTGTTGATGAAAATTTTAGAGGCCAAGGGCTTGCAAAAGAGCTCATAAGGTATTCATTTGTCAAGGCAAAAGAACTAGGGCATAAAAAGGTTTCATTAATAGTAGATACAAATAAGCCAAAAGTTCGTAAATTTTACGAGAGTTTGGGCTTTAAATTTAATGTCAAGAAAATTGTAAATTTACATGAATACGACCATATGATAAAGGAGATAATATGA
- a CDS encoding heavy-metal-associated domain-containing protein — protein sequence MKTFEANNIHCQNCANTIKNALEDDFGKIEVDLSKEPRQVRVDLKDSEVEKFKSEMADLGFDVIKEL from the coding sequence ATGAAAACATTTGAAGCAAACAATATCCACTGCCAAAACTGCGCAAACACTATAAAAAACGCACTTGAAGATGACTTTGGCAAGATAGAAGTTGATCTTAGCAAAGAGCCAAGACAAGTTAGGGTTGATCTTAAAGATAGTGAAGTTGAAAAATTTAAATCTGAAATGGCTGATCTTGGATTTGACGTTATAAAGGAGCTTTGA
- a CDS encoding heavy metal translocating P-type ATPase, whose protein sequence is MPLKVKLNIAGMSCVNCSNAIEKVSKKIDGVLEANVNFANASGEFVLKDASVREVLEQKIKKLGYFVATNIDEFEAKRDEHITAIRNKFIFAFLASMVIMALEMFVRPSVVVNLAILALGFLVLAFSGKDFFAHAIEAVKNKNYDMNVLVALGSGSAFLYSLFVVIFSDFIPDDLKNVYVSGAAMIIAFVLLGKYLEERSKAKAGDYLKTLLKISPKTAFLVMPDGHSKEVNVNELKVGDIVIVKNGYNIPSDGVIVQGGAEIDASMLTGESLPVYKEVGDGVFAGTLNTNGYISVKVTKSSYESLLSQILNLLSDASSKKMPIGRLADKIANIFVPSVVAISVLTFLIWIIFSGNFAYAISSAICVLIISCPCALGLATPIAIVSALARGAKAGILVKNPEVLELIKDAKFAAFDKTGTLSKGQISVKSLNLSEQDLALIASAENLSEHLISKAIVRYAKQKCIDLQKLNGKFQNVVGQGIIYEDENNQIIIGNEKLLLANEVSLNPDESNAIKEATNDGSGVILCTINKKFVGFLTLSDELKDEASDVINELTSLNLQSVILSGDDEKVVASIAKKLNVSKYHANMLPEDKFNEIKELTNHGGVIFVGDGVNDSPSLKEASVGIAMNSGSDIAKGAGDIVLIKNDLRGVTGLVRLANATMANIKENLFWAFMYNAICIPVAAGVLYPIFGLLLSPVYGSMAMCLSSVTVVLNALRLRYLRLKD, encoded by the coding sequence ATGCCTTTAAAAGTCAAGCTAAATATAGCGGGAATGAGCTGCGTAAATTGCTCAAACGCTATCGAGAAAGTTTCTAAAAAGATAGATGGGGTGCTTGAAGCAAATGTAAATTTTGCAAATGCAAGCGGCGAATTTGTCCTAAAAGACGCTAGCGTGCGTGAAGTTTTAGAGCAAAAGATAAAGAAGCTTGGCTATTTTGTGGCGACAAATATTGATGAATTTGAAGCCAAAAGAGACGAGCATATAACTGCGATCAGAAATAAATTTATATTTGCATTTCTAGCGAGCATGGTCATCATGGCGCTTGAGATGTTTGTAAGGCCTAGCGTGGTTGTAAATTTAGCCATTTTAGCGCTTGGCTTTTTGGTGCTAGCTTTTAGTGGCAAAGACTTCTTTGCTCACGCCATAGAGGCTGTTAAAAACAAAAACTACGATATGAACGTGCTTGTAGCTCTTGGAAGCGGCAGTGCATTTTTATACTCGCTTTTTGTTGTGATCTTTTCAGATTTCATCCCAGATGATCTAAAAAATGTCTATGTCTCGGGCGCAGCGATGATAATAGCCTTTGTTTTGCTAGGTAAGTATCTTGAAGAGCGCTCAAAGGCAAAGGCAGGCGACTACCTAAAGACGCTACTTAAAATTTCGCCAAAGACCGCCTTTTTGGTCATGCCAGATGGACATAGTAAAGAGGTAAATGTAAATGAGCTAAAAGTAGGCGACATCGTTATCGTAAAAAATGGCTACAACATTCCAAGTGATGGCGTGATAGTTCAAGGTGGCGCTGAGATAGATGCTTCTATGCTTACAGGAGAGAGCTTGCCAGTTTATAAAGAGGTGGGAGATGGCGTATTTGCCGGTACTCTAAACACAAATGGCTACATAAGCGTAAAGGTGACAAAGAGCTCTTACGAGAGCTTGCTATCTCAAATTTTAAACCTACTAAGCGACGCTAGCTCTAAAAAGATGCCTATCGGACGGCTGGCTGACAAGATAGCAAACATCTTTGTGCCAAGTGTCGTGGCGATCTCAGTTCTTACATTTTTAATATGGATAATTTTTAGTGGAAATTTCGCCTATGCGATCTCTAGCGCGATCTGCGTGCTTATCATCTCATGCCCATGCGCACTAGGACTTGCCACGCCAATAGCAATAGTAAGCGCGCTTGCACGTGGTGCAAAAGCTGGAATTTTAGTAAAAAATCCAGAAGTTTTAGAGCTAATAAAGGATGCTAAATTCGCAGCATTTGACAAAACAGGCACACTTAGTAAAGGACAAATCAGCGTCAAAAGCTTAAATTTAAGCGAGCAAGATTTAGCTCTTATCGCTTCTGCTGAAAATTTAAGTGAGCATCTCATCTCAAAAGCTATCGTTAGATATGCAAAGCAAAAATGTATAGATTTACAAAAGCTAAATGGAAAATTTCAAAATGTTGTCGGGCAAGGCATCATCTATGAGGATGAGAATAATCAGATAATAATCGGAAACGAAAAGCTGCTTTTGGCAAATGAAGTAAGTTTAAATCCGGATGAAAGTAACGCTATAAAAGAGGCTACAAACGATGGAAGCGGCGTCATACTTTGTACTATAAATAAAAAATTTGTTGGTTTTTTAACGCTTAGTGATGAGCTAAAAGACGAGGCAAGCGATGTTATAAACGAGCTTACAAGTCTAAATTTACAAAGTGTGATCCTTTCAGGCGATGATGAGAAAGTAGTTGCAAGCATCGCTAAGAAGCTAAATGTGAGTAAATATCACGCAAATATGCTGCCTGAAGATAAATTTAATGAGATAAAAGAGCTTACAAATCATGGTGGCGTTATCTTTGTTGGAGATGGCGTAAACGACTCACCATCACTTAAAGAAGCAAGTGTTGGTATCGCTATGAACTCGGGCTCAGATATAGCAAAAGGTGCTGGAGATATCGTGCTTATTAAAAATGATTTGCGTGGAGTGACTGGACTAGTTAGATTAGCAAATGCTACTATGGCAAACATAAAAGAAAATTTATTTTGGGCGTTTATGTATAACGCGATTTGTATCCCGGTGGCTGCAGGCGTGCTCTACCCTATCTTTGGTCTACTTTTAAGCCCAGTTTATGGCTCAATGGCGATGTGTCTTAGCTCTGTTACTGTCGTTTTAAACGCACTTAGACTTAGATATCTACGACTTAAGGATTAA
- a CDS encoding oxidoreductase: MKLGELYSVVAAALAANFSGILDVSSFMRIKKTNAWITQTNSEANKKGNELYAKFIKDESSAALCDDFVILKSKFEASYYFSSAKDDLAQFYKAINFQPKMGEVDSISNQLILLANILKSEASKESMKLLAAFSVSFFLPYAKQLSKDIQKDATSNFYKSMGYFLEDFCLVLETIIGKA, translated from the coding sequence TTGAAACTTGGAGAACTTTATAGCGTTGTAGCGGCTGCGCTTGCTGCAAATTTTAGTGGCATTTTGGATGTTTCTTCTTTTATGCGTATCAAAAAGACAAATGCGTGGATAACGCAGACTAATAGCGAAGCAAATAAAAAAGGCAATGAGCTTTATGCCAAATTTATCAAAGATGAAAGTAGTGCTGCTTTATGTGACGATTTTGTCATTTTAAAGTCAAAATTTGAGGCAAGTTACTATTTTTCGTCTGCAAAAGATGATCTAGCTCAATTTTATAAGGCTATAAATTTTCAGCCAAAAATGGGCGAGGTTGATAGCATCTCAAATCAGCTAATTTTATTAGCAAATATCTTAAAAAGTGAAGCATCTAAGGAGTCTATGAAGCTTCTTGCAGCTTTTAGTGTCTCATTTTTCTTGCCTTATGCTAAACAGCTTTCAAAAGATATCCAAAAAGACGCAACTAGCAATTTTTATAAATCAATGGGATATTTTTTAGAGGATTTTTGCCTAGTTTTAGAAACTATTATTGGTAAGGCTTAG
- the argH gene encoding argininosuccinate lyase, whose translation MKEEKNALKKMWEGRFSEASSKLLEEFNASINFDKNLFEEDIAGSKAHAKMLGICGILKKDESEAIIKGLDEVLSEIRAGKFEFKLEDEDIHMAVEKRLSQIIGAELGGRLHTARSRNDQVALDFKFYVLKKNLEISSLIKELIAMLTNLAKKHKDTLMPGYTHLQHAQPVSLSYHLLAYVFMFKRDFERFVSSYERNNLSPLGSAALAGTPHKIDRTIVASELGFAGCTQNAMDSVSDRDFALEILFNISVFMTHASRLCEELILWSSQEFGFVSISDAYSTGSSIMPQKKNPDVAELIRGKTGRVNGNLVALLTTMKGLPLAYNKDMQEDKEGVFDSVSTILSSATILNEMIKTAKFNEKNMLKATKTGHLSATDLADYLVREKNIPFRTAHFITGKAVAKAESLELDLSELNEDQLKSVDENLDVNAIKFLDLHASKEARTSKGGTANKSVEEQIEILDYWLKKKEL comes from the coding sequence ATGAAAGAAGAGAAAAACGCACTCAAAAAGATGTGGGAGGGAAGATTTAGCGAAGCTAGTTCGAAGCTACTTGAGGAATTTAACGCTTCTATAAATTTTGATAAAAATCTTTTTGAAGAGGATATCGCTGGCAGTAAGGCACATGCTAAAATGCTAGGAATTTGTGGAATTTTGAAAAAAGATGAGTCAGAGGCGATCATAAAGGGGCTTGATGAGGTTTTATCTGAGATAAGAGCAGGTAAATTTGAGTTTAAGCTAGAAGATGAAGATATACACATGGCAGTTGAGAAGCGACTTAGCCAGATCATCGGCGCCGAGCTTGGAGGCAGACTGCACACAGCTAGAAGTAGAAATGACCAAGTTGCGCTTGATTTTAAATTTTACGTATTGAAGAAAAATTTAGAAATTTCATCTCTCATCAAAGAGCTCATCGCCATGCTTACAAATTTGGCAAAAAAACACAAAGATACGCTAATGCCAGGCTACACACATCTTCAACACGCTCAGCCAGTAAGCCTTAGCTATCACTTGCTAGCATATGTATTTATGTTTAAAAGAGATTTCGAGCGATTTGTTAGCTCGTATGAGCGAAATAATCTAAGTCCGCTTGGCTCAGCAGCACTTGCAGGCACTCCTCATAAGATAGATAGAACTATCGTTGCAAGCGAGCTTGGCTTTGCAGGCTGCACGCAAAATGCGATGGATAGCGTGAGCGACCGCGACTTTGCACTTGAAATTTTATTTAACATTAGCGTTTTCATGACGCACGCTTCTAGGCTTTGTGAGGAGCTCATACTTTGGAGCTCTCAAGAATTTGGCTTTGTAAGCATTAGCGACGCTTATAGCACGGGCAGCTCTATCATGCCTCAAAAGAAAAATCCAGACGTCGCTGAGCTCATACGCGGCAAAACTGGACGTGTAAATGGAAATTTAGTGGCGCTACTAACTACGATGAAGGGCCTGCCACTTGCTTATAATAAAGATATGCAAGAAGATAAAGAGGGCGTGTTTGACAGCGTCTCGACCATTTTAAGCTCGGCTACCATCCTAAACGAGATGATAAAAACAGCTAAATTTAACGAAAAAAACATGCTAAAAGCTACAAAAACCGGGCATCTAAGTGCGACTGATTTGGCAGACTATCTAGTGCGTGAGAAAAATATCCCATTTAGAACGGCGCATTTTATCACGGGTAAAGCCGTCGCAAAGGCTGAAAGTTTGGAACTTGATCTAAGTGAATTAAACGAAGATCAGCTAAAAAGTGTGGATGAAAATTTAGATGTAAATGCTATTAAATTTTTAGATCTTCACGCTTCAAAAGAGGCTCGTACTTCAAAAGGCGGCACGGCAAATAAAAGTGTGGAGGAACAGATAGAAATTTTAGATTACTGGCTTAAGAAAAAAGAGTTATAA
- a CDS encoding CZB domain-containing protein, translating into MKLNGYRGVLLNEFNKIQDVHECRFGKWYEKDLKNTLVKDAKILSSIAAHHENVHHGLEKAMVIFADKDKGNLPGVEILKDVENSSKVGFEELLEAIKAARK; encoded by the coding sequence ATGAAGCTAAATGGATATAGAGGCGTACTTTTAAATGAATTTAATAAAATTCAAGATGTTCATGAGTGTAGATTTGGCAAATGGTATGAAAAAGATTTGAAAAATACTCTTGTAAAAGATGCCAAAATTCTCTCAAGTATCGCAGCTCATCATGAAAATGTTCATCATGGACTAGAAAAAGCGATGGTTATTTTTGCTGATAAAGATAAAGGAAATCTACCTGGCGTTGAAATATTAAAAGATGTTGAAAACTCAAGTAAAGTAGGTTTTGAAGAGTTGCTTGAAGCTATAAAGGCTGCCAGAAAATAG
- a CDS encoding histidine triad nucleotide-binding protein — protein sequence MTIFEKIVAGEIPCNKVLESEKFLAFNDINPKAPIHILIIPKKHYKNFQEMDPVLMGEMAKFIQEVATLMGIDKSGYRLITNCGENGGQEVMHLHFHLLGGAKLGWSEGVADPQSTF from the coding sequence ATGACCATATTTGAAAAGATCGTAGCTGGTGAAATCCCTTGCAACAAAGTGCTTGAAAGCGAGAAATTTCTAGCTTTTAACGACATAAATCCAAAAGCACCGATCCACATCCTCATCATCCCTAAAAAACACTACAAAAACTTCCAAGAGATGGATCCAGTTTTGATGGGTGAGATGGCTAAATTTATCCAAGAGGTCGCCACATTAATGGGCATTGATAAGAGCGGATATCGCCTCATAACAAACTGCGGTGAAAACGGTGGTCAAGAAGTTATGCATCTACATTTTCACCTGCTTGGCGGAGCGAAGCTTGGCTGGAGCGAAGGCGTAGCTGATCCACAAAGCACATTTTAA
- the pheS gene encoding phenylalanine--tRNA ligase subunit alpha — MQDFVNKIKNEISTLDDLEKVRVEIFGKKGILAQGFAKLKELGEDEKKEFAANLNKQRDELGALIEAKKAELSEQEIDNKMKKEAADITLFNEPVASGALHPVMATMDKIIEYFLALNFSLETGPLIEDDFHNFEALNLPKYHPARDMQDTFYLDDFRLLRTHTSPVQVRTMLNQKPPIRMIAPGTVFRRDMDLTHTPMFHQVEALVVEDAEKVSFANLKSMLEGFLKHMFGDVEVRFRPSFFPFTEPSAEVDISCIFCHGKGCRVCKQTTWLEVLGCGVVDPNVFKAVGYKNVSGYAFGLGVERFAMLLHRVPDLRSLFEGDLRLLEQFK, encoded by the coding sequence TTGCAAGATTTCGTTAATAAAATAAAAAATGAAATTTCAACGCTTGATGATTTGGAAAAAGTCAGGGTAGAAATTTTTGGCAAAAAGGGCATCTTGGCGCAAGGTTTTGCGAAGCTAAAAGAGCTTGGCGAAGATGAGAAAAAGGAATTTGCAGCAAATTTAAACAAGCAAAGAGATGAGCTTGGCGCGCTAATAGAAGCTAAAAAGGCTGAGCTTAGCGAGCAAGAGATAGATAACAAGATGAAAAAAGAAGCCGCTGATATCACGCTATTTAATGAGCCTGTTGCTAGCGGGGCACTTCATCCTGTGATGGCCACGATGGATAAGATAATTGAATATTTTTTAGCTCTAAATTTCTCGCTCGAGACTGGACCACTAATAGAAGATGATTTTCACAACTTTGAAGCGCTAAATTTACCAAAATACCACCCAGCACGGGATATGCAAGATACATTTTACCTAGATGATTTTAGACTTTTAAGGACGCATACGAGCCCAGTTCAGGTACGAACTATGCTAAATCAAAAGCCACCTATTCGCATGATAGCGCCAGGTACGGTTTTTAGACGTGATATGGATTTAACGCATACACCGATGTTTCACCAGGTCGAGGCTCTTGTGGTGGAGGATGCTGAGAAAGTTAGCTTTGCAAATTTAAAATCAATGCTTGAGGGCTTTTTAAAGCACATGTTTGGCGATGTTGAAGTGCGTTTTCGCCCTAGCTTCTTCCCATTTACGGAGCCTAGCGCAGAGGTTGATATTAGTTGTATATTCTGCCACGGCAAGGGCTGCAGAGTGTGCAAGCAGACTACTTGGCTTGAGGTACTTGGATGTGGTGTCGTTGATCCAAATGTATTTAAGGCGGTTGGCTATAAAAATGTAAGTGGATACGCCTTTGGCCTTGGCGTTGAGAGATTTGCGATGTTGCTTCATAGAGTGCCTGATCTAAGGTCGCTTTTTGAGGGAGATTTAAGATTGTTGGAGCAGTTTAAATGA